In the genome of Achromobacter sp. MFA1 R4, the window GCTTGGGCAGGTCGATGCGCCGGCCGGCCAGCGTCACCTGGCGCGCCGCGCTGTCGATCACCAGGTCGCCGAAGCGCAGGGTGCCGGTAGCTTGCGGGCTGGGACGGCGCAGCAGGGCGCGGCAGCGGGCTTCCAGCTCGCGGAAGTCGAAGGGCTTGGCCAGGTAGTCGTCCGCGCCGGTATCCAGGGCGTGGACGCGGTCTTCGATGTCGATGCGCGCGGTCAGCGCCAGCACCGGCGTCTTGCTGCCGCGGTCGCGCAGCCGGTGCAGGATGTCGAAGCCCGACATGCGGGGCAGGCCGATGTCCAGGATGACGAGGTCGAAGGTCTCGTATTGCAGGACGCCGTCGGCGCTCAGGCCGTCGTTTTGGCAGTCGACCGCATGGCCGAGACGGCGCAGCCGGCGCACGAGTGCGTCGGCCAGATCCTCATCGTCTTCGATCACCAGGATGCGCATGCGGCGATTGTCGCATGGTGGAGACGTGGCCCCCACGCCGCGCGCGCTTCGCGCGCTAGCTGCCCCCCGAGGGGGCGCTTTCCCCTTGGGGACGGCCCGGCGGGGAAAGGGGCCCCCACGCCGCGCACGCATCTCCGCAGCCAACAAAAAGCGACAGGTTCCAGACAGCTTTTCTTCCTAGCCTTGCGGTCTTGCTTCCCAAGCCGGAGGCACGCACACATAACAACGACTAGCTGGAGATAACCCCTCATGCTTCTGACCCTGCTTGGCTTCGGCATGGTGATCACGTTCATGACGCTGATC includes:
- a CDS encoding response regulator transcription factor encodes the protein MRILVIEDDEDLADALVRRLRRLGHAVDCQNDGLSADGVLQYETFDLVILDIGLPRMSGFDILHRLRDRGSKTPVLALTARIDIEDRVHALDTGADDYLAKPFDFRELEARCRALLRRPSPQATGTLRFGDLVIDSAARQVTLAGRRIDLPKREFSLLEILLAGMNRAVSKTEIANKLFAFDDDAAPNAIEVYIARLRRKLEGSPLRIETQRGTGYLLTATGGADGDPAATPRA